One stretch of Thalassophryne amazonica chromosome 17, fThaAma1.1, whole genome shotgun sequence DNA includes these proteins:
- the LOC117530080 gene encoding tyramine receptor Ser-2 → MIDTEKLIESIIRAVMFVAGILGNNWLALRSLPVNTSGLRTNEVLFLNLAFSNLITNYLVDLPDTMADFAGRWFMGETFCGVFRFCADLSETSSIFTTLFISAFWYQKLVGSLKRGGAPVQLDNLVLVGCLLVGSWTVAVVFSIPHFFFVTVEGANDSHKDCIDVFPNALARQTYEILYLTLANALPVAGIVYASFQIVITLLKNQRCIRGHNSNPTKEMFKDSKSLEKIKEEKPNTSKEINESSNIYIGVTAASSLHVSQSSQVKSKTNRDTSAADPPNNSKTSQMPAKSNLNSSSQVRAAKSVVAVASVFLVCWLTHLLLRITRNIHTSSLVVEVESYIAASYTCIIPYIFLHGVKKLSCTCKR, encoded by the coding sequence ATGATCGACACAGAAAAGTTGATCGAATCCATCATCAGGGCAGTCATGTTTGTAGCAGGGATCCTGGGAAACAACTGGCTGGCTTTACGTTCTCTGCCTGTGAACACATCTGGGCTTCGTACTAATGAGGTCCTGTTCCTCAACCTTGCCTTTTCCAACCTCATCACCAATTACCTGGTGGACCTGCCCGACACCATGGCAGACTTTGCTGGAAGATGGTTCATGGGGGAAACCTTCTGTGGTGTGTTTCGTTTTTGCGCCGACCTATCTGAAACTAGCAGCATCTTCACCACCTTGTTCATTAGTGCATTCTGGTACCAGAAGCTTGTTGGCTCCCTGAAACGAGGAGGTGCACCAGTGCAGCTGGACAACCTGGTCTTGGTAGGCTGCCTGCTTGTCGGGAGCTGGACGGTGGCTGTGGTCTTCAGCATCCCACACTTTTTCTTTGTCACAGTGGAAGGGGCAAATGACAGCCATAAAGACTGTATAGATGTCTTCCCAAATGCACTGGCAAGGCAAACCTACGAGATCTTATACTTAACCCTTGCTAACGCTCTCCCTGTTGCTGGAATAGTATATGCTAGTTTCCAGATTGTCATCACTTTGCTTAAAAACCAGCGTTGCATACGGGGCCACAACTCCAATCCCACCAAGGAAATGTTTAAGGACAGCAAGAGTCTTGAAAAGATTAAAGAAGAGAAACCAAACACCTCCAAAGAAATCAACGAATCTTCTAACATTTACATTGGCGTGACTGCTGCTTCTTCCTTACATGTTTCCCAAAGCTCTCAAGTCAAAAGCAAAACAAATAGGGACACCAGCGCTGCTGATCCACCAAATAATTCAAAGACCAGCCAGATGCCTGCTAAGTCCAACCTGAATTCGAGCTCTCAGGTCAGGGCGGCCAAAAGCGTGGTGGCTGTTGCCAGTGTGTTCCTAGTCTGCTGGCTGACTCACCTCCTTCTGCGCATTACCAGAAACATCCACACATCATCGCTTGTGGTGGAGGTGGAGAGCTATATAGCAGCCTCCTACACCTGCATTATTCCCTACATATTTCTGCATGGAGTGAAAAAACTGTCATGCACATGCAAACGGTAG